The window TGACGCCTGCTGCGCCGCGGCTTGGGCTGCCGCCTGCGCGGCGGCCGCGGCCGCCGCAGCCTCGGCGGCCGCCTTCGCGGCCGCGGCCTTGGCGGCGGCCTCCTCCTCGGCCTGCTTCTGGGCCAGCCACTGCTGGTAGGTCTGCTTCTGGCCCTCGAGCTGGAACAGCAGGTCCTGGGCGGCGGCCAGCTGGCTGTCGAGCGCGGCCTTCTGCTGCTGCAGGTTCGCCATCTGCGCGTTGGCGGCGTCCACCTTCGCGTTCATCGTGTCGAGCGCGGCCTTCGCCTTGGCCTCGGCGGCGGTCGTGTCGTTGACGGCCTGCTTCGCGGCCGAGTCGGCGTTCGCCTGCTGGACCCGGGCCAGGCGCAGCTCCTCCACCTTCGCGTACTGCGCGTCGGAGACGATCGCGAGCATGTTCGAGCGGTCGATGAAGTCCTGCGGGCCGTTGGCGCTGAGCAGCACCGAGTCCTTGAGCGAGTAGTTGCCCTGGACGAACACATCGTGGGCGAGCTGCTTGACGCCGTCCTCGGCGGCCTGCACGTTGTCGCCGGCGGTCTTGAGGTCGGCGGCGGTCTGGGCCTGGTTCGACTTCGCCTGCTCGAGCTGGCCCTGGGCCATCTCGTAGTCGTCCGCGGCGGCGAGCGCCTGCGCGTTGAGCGCCTCGATCTGGTTGTTCATGTCGGTCACGGCGGCCGAGGCGCTGGCCACCTGGGCCTCAGCCTGCGACTTCGCGCCCGCGGCGCTGTTGATCTGCTCGTCGCTCGGGTTCGGCGGCGGAGGAGGGAGCGCCCCCGCGGGCGGCGCCGCGAAGAAGGTCGTCATACCGAGCATGCAGGCGGCGACGAGCGTGCCCTTTGCTTTCGGGTTCAGCACGAAGCTGCCTCCAAGACCGCGGTTTACAACGGGAAGACACGTGATGGTGTGCGGTCGTGTCCGACATCACGCGGCAACCCATACTGACACGCCTGCCGCGGGAGCACCACCAGTAACAACGATCCCATGTGTAACCCTTCTCTAGTTACA of the Cumulibacter manganitolerans genome contains:
- a CDS encoding coiled-coil domain-containing protein, with product MLNPKAKGTLVAACMLGMTTFFAAPPAGALPPPPPNPSDEQINSAAGAKSQAEAQVASASAAVTDMNNQIEALNAQALAAADDYEMAQGQLEQAKSNQAQTAADLKTAGDNVQAAEDGVKQLAHDVFVQGNYSLKDSVLLSANGPQDFIDRSNMLAIVSDAQYAKVEELRLARVQQANADSAAKQAVNDTTAAEAKAKAALDTMNAKVDAANAQMANLQQQKAALDSQLAAAQDLLFQLEGQKQTYQQWLAQKQAEEEAAAKAAAAKAAAEAAAAAAAAQAAAQAAAQQAS